The stretch of DNA GTTGCCCACAAAATAGCCCTCGGGATCGATGATGCCGATGGTGGGCCAAGACCGCGTGAAGAACTTGCGCCACAACGTCATGTCCGAATCATTGATGACCGGGTGTTCAATTTCATAACGCATGATCGCTTGACGAATATTCTCGGTCCCCTTCTCATTGTCGAACTTGGCTGAATGGATACCAATGACGACCAATTGATCGGGGTATTTCTTTTCCAGCGCTTTCAGTTCCGGCAAAATGTGAATGCAGTTGATGCAGCAGTAGGTCCAAAAATCGAGAATCACGATTTTGCCCCGCAGATCTTGCGGTGTGATCGGTCCGGATGTGTTCAACCAACCGTTGCCGCCATCGAAATCTTTGACGCGGAAATGGCGGGTGAATGGATTTTTCTCTTCGACGGGTTGGTCAGCATCGGCAGCCGGTTTGTCGGCTGTCGGTTTTGCTTCATCCGTTTTGGGTTTGTCGGCGTCGTCAGCAACGGCGATTTGCCCGCCAAAAAGAACCGCGGCACACAAGCAAACGCTGATGATGCCGTTTGGATTGACGAACTGATGTTTCCATTGAAGTCGGTTGAGCTGCATTGCAGAAGGTCCCTCTAAAGCGGTGGCTGCCGGCTGGATTCACAGTGAGCGAACAGCGTGAGGATACCGCAGTACAGGGATGCCTGACAACCGAGAATACCGACGCTACGGCGTTTCCACCGGCGGGCGGTCTTCCACGGTCCAGCTTTTATTGAGGAAGCGTTTGCCGTCGACTTGAACGGCGCGCAAGCTGATTTCTTCGCCGATCAATGAATCAGCGTTCAGAATCCGGTAAAACTTGCGGTCTTCGCCGCGGCCCAGTTTGACGACGGACCGCTTTTGCCGCCGCCGTCCGGGGATCAGCAGGTTGCAGTTGAAATTCAGGATTTCCAACGGTTCGGTGATGTTGGTGATGATTTGCTCGACGACAAGAATCGCGTGACCATGTTTTCGCTCGACATGGTAATTGACATCCAATTTGACTTTGCCGAGCCCCAAAGTGTAAGGGCGGTGCACGGTGAAATGGTATTCGCGGTCGGCGGAGATGTTAAAATCGACAGTGGCGGAGAGATCCCCAATGCCCGCACCACGGGGGAAAGATAAGGAAACGGGCAGTTGGAATGCTTCATTGGGCGACAGCGTCAGTGGGGTGCGCAGTTGCTCGACGTTCCATTTGTCACTGTATTTCAAGTCCGAACTGACGGTGATGCCCTGACCAAAGGTATTCGTCCCGGTGATCATCTCCTGGTGTTCGCCAAATTCACTGGGGACTCGTTTGCGTTGAAATTGCATTGCCAAACGAAAGCGGGCGACCGGTTCAGAACACTTGCGTACGATGATCGGGACAGGACCGACTTGGAGTACTTGTTGCCGCCGAGCCTGAGTCGATTTGCGGTCGATGGTTTGTCGCAGTTCAATGACTTCCGCGGGACGCGTGCGGCCGAACAGGTCGGTAATCTCTACATTTTCGCCCAGGTAGATTTTCTCCGTTGTCGGTTGGTCGTTCCAAATCACCATCAACACTTCACCCGGTTTGGCAAAGACGACGTTGGGGCTGTTGTTGGGCATTTGAAATTTGCCGAGAAACGTCGACTCCTGCAAGGCGAGCGCTGTGGTCCGCCAGGGAAGAAACAGTTCCGTTGGTGAACCATCGGGATACAATAGCCCGAATTCTGGATCAAACGGATTGTAGGCGAAGACCGCATCCGCGCCACCCAATTGCGCGACCATCATGCGACGGACCAGATCGGCTGCGCGTTCGTTGAGTTGGTGGTCGGTCGACAACGGTTTGATGAGGACCCAGCGCGGAATCCCGGTGGCAGCGGTGCGTTCCAGATGCTGTTGCAATTGAGCATCGTTAGGAGTCGGGTCTGTGTTCAGCGATAAGAAACTGTTCGGCAGAGTTTCGCCTTGCGGCAATGGCTGTGTCCAGTCCCAGTGGACGCCGATTTGCACATTGCGGCCGACGCGGTCGAATTCTTGTTTGATCGAGTCCACAACTTGCGGCAGCCGCTTCATGCCGACGAAACTTTTATCCGATTCATCCCCCAACTGCCAATGCCGCACGCGGAACGAATAACTGGCAATCACCGGTTCCAGTGAGGGATACCAGAAGTCGTTGGGCATGTTGAAGATTTTGCCGATGGCTGAGCCGGTGAAATCTTCAGCGAATTTATCCATCAACGATTTTGGCGGATGATTCAACAGACCGACCAGTTTGATGTCCTTGCGCGTTAAACGTTCGACGAGTTGTGTGACATCAGCCGAGTCATTCATACCGGCGACGCCTTTGTCGGTCCACAAAGGATACTTGACCCAATTGACCCCGCCTTGTGCCGCGACTTCGGCCAGTTCGGGCACATCCATTTCGCCGGCACCTTCGGTCAGTGACCAGCCGAAGTTACCGTGGCTACCAGGGCGGGCGCGTTCCATCACGGCGAAGGTTGTCAGTTTTTGCAGGATGGAAACATCATCCCGCTTGAATGTGGCGCGGACGCGGTAAAAGCCTTTTTTTAACAATGTTTCATCGTTGTGCGTCAATTCCGACAGGTCCCACTTGTAGGTATGCTCGCCCGAATTGTTCAGGTCCTTATCATCCGCGCGCCGCTCCCGTTTGATCCATTTGATCTCCGAATCACCCCCCGATGTTTCTGCTTCGGCTGTTTCTAACTCCAAAACGAGTTGGTGTTTGCGACCGGCATCACGTCCTGAAACACTCGCTTCGATTTGAATCCGTTCTCCTTCGAGGAAATAGTGTTGGTTGTTATGCGTTGAGATGGTGACCAACGGGAGGCTCACCAAGCGAATGTCATCAAACCAAGCGTCGCCGTGAATATCCATTTTGGCGCCCGCCATCAAATGACAGCCGATCACCACAAATTTGAATTCCGGTTTCGGATTGAAGGGGCCGACACGTACGGTTTGAAATTCAGCGTGTGTCCCCATCACCGCTTGGCTGAGATGGCGTTCGATTCGTTGACGTTTATAATTCAAAAAGGAGAGCGAAATGAACGCGGCGTCATGGACTAAGCCAGCTGTGCGAATCTTCGCCTCCAGACCATAGGAATGATCCGTGGCAATCCGAATCGCCGGGGAATAATACGTCGCCTGTCCGCCGTTGAGTGTGAATTGTAGCGACCGCTGGCCGTCATAATCGCTGGGGGCATCGATGGGATCGATGAAGGCCTCGACGTATTCGGGAAACAGCGGGCCGCGTCGTCGACTCCAATCGGTCGGTTGCGGAAGTTTGTCCAACGTGCGATCTTTTTCTTGATCAAACGTGAACATGCGAACCGTCTCGGCCGCTTCAAACGGATCGAGAGCGTGATCGGCCGGCGTTGCAGCCGCCAACGTCAGGCACAACAACGTTGTCAAACTTCCCATCATCGGGCGGTTCCGGCACTTTCCAGCGGAGTGGGGCAAACACCGGTCAGAGAGAACCGGTTCTCTTAGAATCGACGCCCGCCCCGTCTCGACTGGACTTTCGCAACCTTTGGCACGGATGTGCGTGCTGTTCGCGTTGTAGTGATCACGCCCGGACTAACGCCGCCGCCGCCCCACCATCGTTGTGCGCGGATCTCCCGACCCCGCAACAGTTAGTTGTGCGCGGGTCTCCTGACCCCGCACTCAATAGACCGAAGGTCTCCCATTGTAGGCGTGAGACGCGAGGCCACAGACGTGGGAAAACTAAAGGCAACCGCAGCCCAACTTCCCGCCTACCCCCCTACTCTCTTCTGGCCACTAGCCACTCCGCCCCCCATTGTTATGCGCGGGTCTCCTGATCATGGTCAGGAACAGCCTAGCCTGACCCGGCACTGGCGGACGAGCCCCCAGTGGCACCCAGACCTGTAACCTTTTGAGAGGGAATGGGTTACGGGGAAGTCGGTGGTTTGGCTTAACGCTTTCGGATTAGGCTGATCCGTCCGCATCTTCAGCCAAGCAGGCGACTGCGTAGGCACAGGCCGCTTCGGCAATTGCGGGCGAGGTTTCTGTCGGGAGCGAAATGACATTGCAGCCGCGCAGCGCTTCCGCCCCCTCACAAAGGCGTGCAGCCAAGAAACTGCCCGAACCGGAGACTACCACGGTCTCGAACGGTTCGGATTGTCGCTCGCGGATCCGCTGCGCAGCGGTCGAGAGTATCTGGAGCTGTACATTCGCAATGAACTGCGCTGCCTCGCGCGCGTCTTCCAACGAGAATTCATCGCGATCACAACACAGCATCCGCGCCAGACGCGCGCAGGACATCTCGACAGTTGCCGCGCGGCCGTCCGCAGTGTGGAAATCACTCTCGTCGGAGGCAAAGTCCTGCAGAATGAGATAGACATCCTGCGTCGTGGCAAATAGCTCTGCTGCCAACGGACAAAAACCACCGCGATAGGGTACCGAGACGGCCACGGCACAGAGCGGTGTGCGACGGACGCCGGTGTAAACCAATTCCGAGGATTGCAGTCGTGCAGGATCGGTCAATCCCGCTGAGGTCGATTTGCGGCCCGCGAGCGGAATCAAGTCGGTCGTTGTTGAGCCTATATCGATCAGCAAGCCGTTTTCGATCTGAAAATGATCGGCTGTCCAACTGGCCAAGGCATGCCAATTCGCCGCAGCCACGCCAAGCGGCTCGGCGATCGCAGCGTCCGGGCTGACAAAATCCCCGGATGTCTGCCACACGCGGACGGGACGGTCACCTGCGACCTGTTGGACCGCGCGGATGACATGCTCGACACCATCAGCTTTTGTCGCAAAACAATCGGCCAATTCGGCCGTCATGGTCACAGCGAATTGACTGGGCGGCGGAAAATGCGCGATGAGCAACTCCAGTTCCGCTGCTAAGCGTTCGGGCGCCTTCCAAATTTCAAAACTGCGCGCTGCTGCCAATCCATCCGCAGTAGCGGCTTTGAGATTCGCGCCGCCGATATCCAGTCCGAGTATGCTCATGGGCTTATAGGAATTTCATGGAGTGGTCGAAAATTGTCCATCGGGGGTAAACGTGATCGTTTCTGACCGCCAACGAATGGGATTGGGAAGTTTGTCGGGGAACAAAATCCGTTCCGCGAGATTCTCTTTCGTGAGATGGCGATAGCCAAGGTAACTGGTTGTCAGTCTCGGATTGATCTCTACAATGACGGCAGATTTGGGAGCGTCGGCGGGGACGATCAAGTCGATCCCCACATAGCCTCGCAGCCCGGGAACCGCGTTGCAAGCTTCGGTTGCCAGACGTTCTACGATAGCGTGTGGTATCTCCGCCACCGGGACCTGTCCCCCCTGGTAGGTGAAAAATCCATCATCCGCGAGCCGTTGCAGCGCTGGTGGAAATCGGTGCACACATTGGCCCAGGCTATTGATGATGACGGCGATCGAAACGGGTGTTCCGGGGAGATAAGGTTGCACAATTCCTTGATGCAATTGTGAATCCGTGTCCAGATTTGCGACCACCGCTTTGAACGTAGCGGCATCAGTCATCAACTGCGTTTCCTGTGATCCCGCTCCGTAGCGGGGTTTCATCACACAGGGGAAACTGGAAATTGATTCTTCAACGTTGCTTGGATCAAACGGGAATGTGTCGATCGTGGCGACACCTGCTTCTTGCAGATGGCGAGCGAGTTCAAGTTTGTCGGCACACAGCCTGATGGCGGCAACGTCCGGTCCGCACAGCGGTCGATTGTGGGAGGCGACGCATTCCGCGCGGCGGGTGAGGTAGCCATCAAATTCCGGTGCGATCAAGAACGTCGCATCGCAGTTTTTGACGAGTTGTTCATACAGTCGGCGTTCCTCTTCGGCGGTTTGCACCCAATGAACTTCAGCCTTGCCCTGTGGCGGGGGACCGAGACGAGCATCCCAGGTCGTGACTACGTCGATGCCGTCGATGCGGTTCGCATCTTCCAGAAATGCAGACAGCATAGCCCGACCTTCGTCGAGTAACGAGCCAGCCAACTCCGCAGGCCATGCTCCGCTGCACAGGAATTCGCTAACAAACAAACGCATGGGGCAACGGGAGGAATTGAGATGGGCGTGCAGCGGGAGATGGCGTGCTATCGAATAAAAAACGGGCCTGCCGGAGAATGCTGGCAGACCCGCGAGACTGTCATTCCACCTCAAGGAGGTCGGAAATTATTCTTTCGGCTTATGTGCTTTGTGGCATTTTGCGCAACTGGCGGCTTTTTTGAGCGCCAATTTTGCTTTTGCGACTTCTTCACCTTTGACGATCATCTCAGCGGGTTCGATCATCGCTGTGGTTAATTTTTTCCAGCTCTCTTCGTCACCCATGGGGGGCTTTTGTTTGGCCATATCTTTGAGCATTCCCAAGAACTTTTTGTTTTGTTCTTCGGTCGACTCTTTTTTCTTATTGGTTACAGCGCGAAACAGAGATTTTCCGCCTTTGAAGCCCTTTTCCATGACATCATGGATCGACATCGGCTTCTTCTCTTCTTCTTTTTTCTCTTCGGCTAAGGACGCACTGGCAGTAACAACAGCGCCAACGGCCACCACCGCGGCCAAAGCAAGCAACTTCCGCATTCTCAATTCTCCCAATTGAATATCGTGTTGGTGATTCTTTGTGTATCGCCGAGCTTCGGCGACATTCGTTAAAAAATCCGCTTCCCCAAAACAACATTTTTGGGATCAGCATGTTCACATATGTTTTAACCAAATCGCCTGAACATCACAAGTCTCGTCGATCTCTTGCAGGTACGATTTGACGATGGCATCGGCCCGATTGTGTCGCAATTCAATCTTACAACATTTTTTGTGTCAAAGAGTTACGGAGCGAGGAACAATTTCAAAGTTTGGTCGATACTCTCCTTCTGAACCAGGACAACCAGCGTATCACCAGCTTGGACCTGATCCTCGGCTCCCGGGACACGGACATAGTCTTCGCGGACAATGGCCGCGATCAGACATTGTTGCGGCAAGTTCAAATCCTTGAGTTTTGCCTTGAGAATCTCTGCTTTGGGGGGGACATCCAACTCCCAAGCCTCTGCCACTCCGCCGGCCAATTCGGTTCTCGCCAGAATCGGACCGGCCTGCACCATGCCGAGCACTTGTTGAGCCATCACTTCTCGGGGGCTAACTGCTTTGTCGATACCCAGTTTTTGGACGACGTTGGCATAATCCGGGCGGCGGATCACGCTCATAATCCGCGGTGCCCCGATTTCCAAAGCTTCGATGCCGCACATGATATTGTCTTCGTCGTGTCCCATAGCGGCGACGAAAACATCGGCCTTGCCCACACGGGCCTCCCTCAGCACGCTGAGACGTGTGGCGTCATCGTGCAGGACGGTTGTCTCCGACAATCGATCCGCCAAGTAGTGGCAGCGTTGTTCATCCGCTTCAAGTAGCGAGACATTGAAGCGTTGCCCCTGCAAAATGCGGGCAAGGTTGTAGCCGATCGCGCCCCCGCCGGCGATGATCACACTCATTTTAGATTCCGTCTTGTGCTGAAAGAGATTGCGGACATCTTCCAGCGTTTCGCGTTGACCGATCAACGTAACATGGTCCCCCGCAGCCAGCACATCGTCGCCGCTGGGAATGTATGTCTTGTGTCCGTTGGAGATCAAACCGACCCGGACTCCTGGTGGGAATTTCAGATCGCGCAAGGGAACCCCCGAGGTCTTGGCATCCGCCTCGACGGCTAGTTCTTGAACCTCGATCCCCCCACGGGCAAAGTTTTCCACGGCAAACAACCCGCGTTTGCGGATTGCCTTGGCAAGTTCCAATGCGGTCAGATGTTCCAGACTCAACAAACGATCGATGCCGAAATGCCGTTGATAATCAAAGGTACTGGCGTCGCGATAGGTCGGATTAAATATCCGCGCTATGCTGCGCGTCGCCCCCATCGACTTGGCGAGACTGGCCCCGACGAGGTTGATTTCGTCGCCGCTGGTCACGCTGAGGCACAAATCGGCGCTTTGCACTCCGGCGTGAAACAAGGTGGCTGCGTCACAAGCCGATCCGACGACCGACTGTACGTCCAGATGATCTTCGACAATTTCGAGCGCCTGTCGAGATGGGTCAACCAAAATGACGTTGTGTCGATTGGCGCACAGCAATTCAGCAATCGACGTGCCGACGGTGCCCGCACCGAGAATCACAATATTCATAAAGACTTCGTAGGTTTCGACAATGTTCAGACGTTCCAGATCATTCGTTCGTGATCAAGGAACGGCGTTTCAACGAGTGGGGTATTGTAACTGTCTGATTCCGGCACTGCCAATGCAGACCATGAACCGGTCGATACCGCGGAATTTGTTGATGGCACAGTTCCAATTCCCTGGCGCGTGTAGTATGACTGCAAAAGTCGATGAGACTGGCCAGCGAAGCGACAACGCAATGTTTCAGCAGGCTTACCCTGCACTACCGAACGACGATACCGAACCATGTGGATCAAAATCTGTGGCATTAAGGATGTGGAAACCGCGCAACGGATTGCTGCCATGGGACCTGATGCGATTGGTCTGAATTTTTACCAACCGTCGCCACGAGTCGTCGATTTCACCGTTGCGGCCCAGATCGCCGCTAAATTGCCCGATTCCGTTGAGCCGATCGGTCTGTTCGTCAATCACACAACGGACGAGATTCACGCGGCTTCACAAACGTGCAGTCTGCGGACGATTCAATTGCACGGCGACGAACCGCCCGGTTTTTCCGCAGCCTTTCCGGAAATGAAAATCATCCGCGCTCTGCGTGTTGGCAGTGAGGGACTGGATGAATTGTCCGCCTACCTGACCGAATGCAATCGACTGGGAACGATGCCCGATTATTGCCTGGTTGATGCTCATGTGCCGGGGCAATACGGCGGGACCGGACAGACGGTTTCCTGGGAAATGTTGGCACGAGAGTATCGCCGCGACGAATGGCCGCCATTGATCCTCTCCGGAGGATTGACCCCGGAAAACGTCGCCGCCGCAATTCACGCCTGCCGCCCCTGGGGCGTCGATGTTTCTAGTGGCGTGGAATCGACGCGCGGTGTAAAAGATTTAGACTTGGTGCAACGGTTCATTGATGCGGTACGCGGCGTGGATTTGAACGAGAACGATTAACAATGCAATGGATTAACCAGCGGTAGTGCCGCACGCTAGGTTTTTTAAAATAATAGCCACAGAGTTCACAGAGGACACAGAGAAAAAACGGTGATGAACTGACCGACATGTTTTATCGCAGCGGAAAGTGTTGTTGAAACGATGAGCGAACACGATGACACTTGCTGGTTACGTTTTCATCTTCCCTTTTTGGGTGTGACAGGCGGTCCTTTCCACAGTACCGACTCGAGTGGGATGGTAATTTCTCTGTGAACTCTGTGATCTCTGTGTCTAGTACATAGATACGGGGCAAGAGAGTTTGGTGACAATGACGGTAGCACGGATCGAACCACATACGACGGAGTTGACCTATGGCTGATATACATCCCTTTCGCGCGTTGCGGTATGACGTGGCTCAGGTGGGCGACATTTCCGACGTCGTCGCTCCCCCCTACGACGTGATCAACGAACAAATGCAGACGGAGCTGTACGAAAAACATCCCTGCAACGCTGTGCGGTTGATACTCAATCGGACCGAACCGGGCGATGCCGGAGCGGACGAGAAATACGATCGCGCGGCAAACTTTCTCATGCGGTGGGTGAACGATGGTGTGTTATTTCGCGATCGCGAGGAGGCGCTGTACGTCTATCATCAAGAATTTGATTGGGCCGGCCAGCATTTCGTTCGCAAAGGTTTCTTATGCCGCGTTCGATTGGAAGAGTTCGGCAAAGGAAAAATCTTTCCACACGAACAGACCATGTCCGGTCCCAAAGCGGATCGACTGGCTTTGATCAAGGCTTGCCACACGAACCTCTCCCCGATTTTTGGCTTGTTTCCCGACAGTGACCAAGCGGCGCAGACACCCTTGGAAGCAGCGATCTCTGAGATGACCCCCATGGAAGCGACCGACCATCTGGGCGTGATTCATCGCTTGTGGGCTGTGACGGACCGGGCGGCGATTACCGAAACCCTGGAGGTCTTGCGGGAGACTCCGGTCTTTATCGCTGATGGACATCACCGTTATGAAACCGCGCTGAACTATCGCAATCACTTAGCCGAGACCGGGAAATTGGCGGATGAGAATTCGCCCGCCAACTTTGTGATGATGATGATGGTCGGCATGAGCGATCCCGGATTGGCGATCTTGCCCACGCACCGACTGGTCAGCGGACTGCCCGATATCACCAGCGACCAACTCATTGCCGCTTTGGCGGGCCTGTTTGAAATCGAAGCGGTCGGCGAGGGCGCAGCAGCGATGCAGGAGTGTTGGGATCTGATCGACGCGGACGGTGGTCAGGACGTGTTTGGATTCGGCACGACCGCTGACAACAAATGGGTCTTCGCACGTTTGATCGACGGCAGCTTGATGACCGAACTCGCGCCCGATCAAAGCGACGCCTGGCGAGACTTGGGTGTGAGCGTCCTACGAAGTTTGGTGTTAGAGCATTGCCTCAAAAACAACATCACGGGAGCGGACCCCCAGTGCACCTACGTGCGGTTGTTGGAGGAAGTCACCGAGGCTCAACAAAACGGTAGTTGCCAATTGGCCTGTCTGGTTCCGCCGGCGGGGATGGAACACATTGAAGAGATTGCCGGGAACTTTGAGAAGATGCCGCCGAAGAGTACCTATTTCTATCCCAAACTGCTCAGCGGGTTGTTGTTCAATCCACTGGATCAGTAATCGCGGCCGTTTTGACGGCGGCGTGGTTGTTGGTCGTGGAAATGCTCGGCAATAGAGCAATCACCGTGAGTCCCACTCCGCCCAAGGCGAGTACGACGGTGGCCAACGGCGCTGGCATATTTCCCAGATAGATGGTGACGGCCAACATGATTACAACCAAAGCAATCGCACGCAGTTTCACCGACTGCCGCACGCCGCGACGTGCGTGCCAATCTTGTAATATGGGCCCAAGAAATCGCGAATGGGTCAGACGTTCATTTAGAGATGGCGACGAGCGGAGCAAAAAGTAACTGGTCAACAATAAAAAAGGCGTCGTGGGAAGTCCCGGCAACAGGATTCCAGCGACCCCTAAAGCAAAAAAGCCCCCGGCAGCGAGCAAGTAGACAACACGCCGCGGTCCCGTGGCGACGGAAATCCTGTCAGGAGAAGATAGGTCATTGTGATCGCACATGGCGGCCAATTCCATATCAGCGCTGTCTGGTGAGCAATATTGGTTCACGCTGTTGCCTGTATTGTATGAATACCCATTCTTCGAGTGCAGCGGATTGTAGGTATCTGTTGCAACTATATCGTGACAAATCGGCGATTTCCATCGGATAACTTGATTCTGAATGGGCGAAGGATTGCCGCCGGAGAGATACGTGGAATTTGACATTGCCGGCCTAGGGACCGTCGTCGTTGACCATCAGGTCATCTTGGAACAGTACCCGGAACCCGATTCCAAAAGCGAAATCCAGACCGACTGGTTTCAAGTCGGGGGGCCGGTTCCCACCGCGCTGGCGGTGTTAGCACGTTTCGGCCGGCGAACGACGTTTCTGGGGCATTGGGGAGACGATCCGTTTGGAGCAATGATCGAAGCCGATTTTCAAGATGAGGGCATTGGTTTTTCCGGCAGTTGTTGCCGCACGGGTCTTCGCAGCGGATTTGCCCATGCCTGGATCGACGCTCGCACCGGCCAACGCACGATCGCCTGTTCGCGGGCCGAGAGTCCGCTCTCGGTTGAGGAAGTCGACGAGCAACTGTTAGCGCGTTGCGGCGCAATCCACCTCGATGGTTGGCCGTCGGAGGCGGCGCACTATGCCGCCCGCATCGTTCAAAAAAATGGGGGAACGGTTTTTCTTGACTCCGGATCCCCCAAGCCAGGCATGGAGCAATTGCTGCCGCTGGTCGATGTGTTGAATTGCCCGCGACGGTTCTTAACGCAATTTTTGGGACACGACGACATCCCACGCGGCGGTCGGGAATTGTTAGCCCGCGGCCCGCGAATGGTAACGATCACCGATGGCGATCAAGGCGCGATGTTGTTTACCGGGACTGAACAACTCACGCAACCGGCGTTTTCGGTCACAGCCGTCGATACGACCGGCGCGGGTGATGTGTTTAGCGGCGCCATTGTGCATGCGACACTAGCCGGTTGGCCGGCCGACCGAACGCTCAAATTCGCAGCAGCAACGGCGGCGCTGAAGTGCGCGAAATTGGGCAACCGCGAGGCGCTGCCTTGCTTGGACGCAGCGTTGCGAATGATAGAAGGTTGACCGTAGGGCAGGCTCCCGCCTGCCGTGATCAAAGTGTTCGTCCCTACTTATTCGCGGCAGGCGGGAGCCTGCCCTACACCTGCCTTACAATGGTATGGCGCTGCTTTGCCACTCTCGACGAGTCCGTTACGCAATAATCCCTTCAATCGGGTGGCCGAAATCGATGTCGAGGCGTTGGCGGCCGGGGACAACGAGGCGGCGGGGGTCGAGGCCTAATTGGTGCAGCACCGTCGCGTGTACGTCGGTCACATAGTGCCGGTCTTCGATGGCGTGGAAGCCGAGGGCGTCGGTGGCGCCGTGGGTGATGCCTCCTTTGATTCCACCACCGGCCATCCAGACGGAAAAGCCGAACGGGTGGTGATCGCGACCGTCGCTGTTTTGCGTTCCGGGGGTGCGGCCGAATTCGGTGGCCCAGACGATCAAGGTTTCATCCAACAGCCCGCGGCGCTTGAGGTCTTTGATCAATCCAGCGATCGGTTTGTCGGTTTGTTTGCAGAGCTTCGAGTGACCGGCCTTCAAATTGCTGTGCGCGTCCCAGGCCCCTGCTCCGCCATTGCTGCCATGGAAGATTTGCACGAACCGTACGCCGCGCTCGACCATCCGCGTGGCGGCCAGGCATTGCTCGCCAAAATCCTTGGTCTCTTT from Symmachiella dynata encodes:
- a CDS encoding YbaN family protein gives rise to the protein MCDHNDLSSPDRISVATGPRRVVYLLAAGGFFALGVAGILLPGLPTTPFLLLTSYFLLRSSPSLNERLTHSRFLGPILQDWHARRGVRQSVKLRAIALVVIMLAVTIYLGNMPAPLATVVLALGGVGLTVIALLPSISTTNNHAAVKTAAITDPVD
- a CDS encoding phosphoribosylanthranilate isomerase, with translation MWIKICGIKDVETAQRIAAMGPDAIGLNFYQPSPRVVDFTVAAQIAAKLPDSVEPIGLFVNHTTDEIHAASQTCSLRTIQLHGDEPPGFSAAFPEMKIIRALRVGSEGLDELSAYLTECNRLGTMPDYCLVDAHVPGQYGGTGQTVSWEMLAREYRRDEWPPLILSGGLTPENVAAAIHACRPWGVDVSSGVESTRGVKDLDLVQRFIDAVRGVDLNEND
- the trkA gene encoding Trk system potassium transporter TrkA, yielding MNIVILGAGTVGTSIAELLCANRHNVILVDPSRQALEIVEDHLDVQSVVGSACDAATLFHAGVQSADLCLSVTSGDEINLVGASLAKSMGATRSIARIFNPTYRDASTFDYQRHFGIDRLLSLEHLTALELAKAIRKRGLFAVENFARGGIEVQELAVEADAKTSGVPLRDLKFPPGVRVGLISNGHKTYIPSGDDVLAAGDHVTLIGQRETLEDVRNLFQHKTESKMSVIIAGGGAIGYNLARILQGQRFNVSLLEADEQRCHYLADRLSETTVLHDDATRLSVLREARVGKADVFVAAMGHDEDNIMCGIEALEIGAPRIMSVIRRPDYANVVQKLGIDKAVSPREVMAQQVLGMVQAGPILARTELAGGVAEAWELDVPPKAEILKAKLKDLNLPQQCLIAAIVREDYVRVPGAEDQVQAGDTLVVLVQKESIDQTLKLFLAP
- a CDS encoding hydantoinase/oxoprolinase family protein, which produces MSILGLDIGGANLKAATADGLAAARSFEIWKAPERLAAELELLIAHFPPPSQFAVTMTAELADCFATKADGVEHVIRAVQQVAGDRPVRVWQTSGDFVSPDAAIAEPLGVAAANWHALASWTADHFQIENGLLIDIGSTTTDLIPLAGRKSTSAGLTDPARLQSSELVYTGVRRTPLCAVAVSVPYRGGFCPLAAELFATTQDVYLILQDFASDESDFHTADGRAATVEMSCARLARMLCCDRDEFSLEDAREAAQFIANVQLQILSTAAQRIRERQSEPFETVVVSGSGSFLAARLCEGAEALRGCNVISLPTETSPAIAEAACAYAVACLAEDADGSA
- a CDS encoding carbohydrate kinase family protein; its protein translation is MEFDIAGLGTVVVDHQVILEQYPEPDSKSEIQTDWFQVGGPVPTALAVLARFGRRTTFLGHWGDDPFGAMIEADFQDEGIGFSGSCCRTGLRSGFAHAWIDARTGQRTIACSRAESPLSVEEVDEQLLARCGAIHLDGWPSEAAHYAARIVQKNGGTVFLDSGSPKPGMEQLLPLVDVLNCPRRFLTQFLGHDDIPRGGRELLARGPRMVTITDGDQGAMLFTGTEQLTQPAFSVTAVDTTGAGDVFSGAIVHATLAGWPADRTLKFAAATAALKCAKLGNREALPCLDAALRMIEG
- a CDS encoding ATP-grasp domain-containing protein translates to MLSAFLEDANRIDGIDVVTTWDARLGPPPQGKAEVHWVQTAEEERRLYEQLVKNCDATFLIAPEFDGYLTRRAECVASHNRPLCGPDVAAIRLCADKLELARHLQEAGVATIDTFPFDPSNVEESISSFPCVMKPRYGAGSQETQLMTDAATFKAVVANLDTDSQLHQGIVQPYLPGTPVSIAVIINSLGQCVHRFPPALQRLADDGFFTYQGGQVPVAEIPHAIVERLATEACNAVPGLRGYVGIDLIVPADAPKSAVIVEINPRLTTSYLGYRHLTKENLAERILFPDKLPNPIRWRSETITFTPDGQFSTTP
- a CDS encoding DUF1015 domain-containing protein yields the protein MADIHPFRALRYDVAQVGDISDVVAPPYDVINEQMQTELYEKHPCNAVRLILNRTEPGDAGADEKYDRAANFLMRWVNDGVLFRDREEALYVYHQEFDWAGQHFVRKGFLCRVRLEEFGKGKIFPHEQTMSGPKADRLALIKACHTNLSPIFGLFPDSDQAAQTPLEAAISEMTPMEATDHLGVIHRLWAVTDRAAITETLEVLRETPVFIADGHHRYETALNYRNHLAETGKLADENSPANFVMMMMVGMSDPGLAILPTHRLVSGLPDITSDQLIAALAGLFEIEAVGEGAAAMQECWDLIDADGGQDVFGFGTTADNKWVFARLIDGSLMTELAPDQSDAWRDLGVSVLRSLVLEHCLKNNITGADPQCTYVRLLEEVTEAQQNGSCQLACLVPPAGMEHIEEIAGNFEKMPPKSTYFYPKLLSGLLFNPLDQ